One Tachyglossus aculeatus isolate mTacAcu1 chromosome 18, mTacAcu1.pri, whole genome shotgun sequence DNA segment encodes these proteins:
- the AGO2 gene encoding protein argonaute-2, producing the protein MYSGTGPVLAPPPPPPPPIQGYAFKPPPRPDFGTSGRTIKLQANFFEMDIPKIDIYHYELDIKPEKCPRRVNREIVEHMVQHFKTQIFGDRKPVFDGRKNLYTAMPLPIGRDKVELEVTLPGEGKDRIFKVAIKWMSCVSLQALHDALSGRLPSVPFETIQALDVVMRHLPSMRYTPVGRSFFTASEGCSNPLGGGREVWFGFHQSVRPSLWKMMLNIDVSATAFYKAQPVIEFVCEVLDFKSIEEQQKPLTDSQRVKFTKEIKGLKVEITHCGQMKRKYRVCNVTRRPASHQTFPLQQESGQTVECTVAQYFKDRHKLVLRYPHLPCLQVGQEQKHTYLPLEVCNIVAGQRCIKKLTDNQTSTMIRATARSAPDRQEEISKLMRSASFNTDPYVREFGIMVRDEMTDVTGRVLQPPSILYGGRNKAIATPVQGVWDMRNKQFHTGIEIKVWAIACFAPQRQCTEVHLKSFTEQLRKISRDAGMPIQGQPCFCKYAQGADSVEPMFRHLKNTYAGLQLVVVILPGKTPVYAEVKRVGDTVLGMATQCVQMKNVQRTTPQTLSNLCLKINVKLGGVNNILLPQGRPPVFQQPVIFLGADVTHPPAGDGKKPSIAAVVGSMDAHPNRYCATVRVQQHRQEIIQDLAAMVRELLIQFYKSTRFKPTRIIFYRDGVSEGQFQQVLHHELLAIREACIKLEKDYQPGITFIVVQKRHHTRLFCTDKNERVGKSGNIPAGTTVDTKITHPSEFDFYLCSHAGIQGTSRPSHYHVLWDDNRFSSDELQILTYQLCHTYVRCTRSVSIPAPAYYAHLVAFRARYHLVDKEHDSAEGSHTSGQSNGRDHQALAKAVQVHQDTLRTMYFA; encoded by the exons TGCTtgcacctcctcccccacccccaccaccaataCAAGGATATGCCTTTAAACCTCCACCTCGACCTGACTTCGGTACCTCTGGGAGAACAATCAAGCTGCAGGCTAATTTCTTTGAAATGGACATTCCTAAAATTGACATCTACCATTATGAATTAGATATCAAACCAGAGAAATGCCCTAGAAGAGTTAACAG AGAAATAGTGGAGCATATGGTCCAGCACTTTAAAACACAGATCTTTGGGGATCGTAAGCCAGTATTTGATGGAAGAAAAAACCTGTATACAGCTATGCCACTTCCAATTGGAAGGGATAAA GTGGAATTGGAGGTCACTTTGCCAGGAGAAGGAAAAGACCGAATATTTAAAGTAGCCATAAAGTGGATGTCCTGTGTGAGTTTGCAGGCATTGCATGATGCTCTTTCTGGCCGGCTGCCAAGTGTCCCTTTTGAAACTATCCAGGCCTTGGATGTAGTGATGAGGCATTTGCCATCTATGAG GTATACACCTGTAGGGCGATCATTTTTCACTGCATCGGAAGGATGTTCAAACCCTCTTGGAGGTGGCAGAGAAGTTTGGTTTGGATTCCATCAGTCAGTCCGACCTTCTCTCTGGAAAATGATGCTTAACATTGATG TCTCAGCAACAGCATTTTACAAGGCCCAGCCAGTAATCGAGTTTGTTTGTGAAGTTTTGGATTTCAAAAGCATTGAAGAGCAACAGAAACCTCTGACAGATTCCCAAAGGGTAAAGTTTACCAAAGAAATTAAAG GTCTAAAGGTAGAGATAACGCACTGTGGGCAGATGAAGAGAAAGTATCGTGTGTGCAACGTCACCAGACGACCGGCAAGTCATCAAAC CTTCCCACTTCAGCAAGAGAGTGGACAGACTGTTGAATGCACTGTAGCTCAGTATTTTAAGGACAGGCACAAATTGGTTCTCCGTTATCCTCATCTTCCATGTTTACAAGTTGGGCAGGAGCAGAAGCACACCTATCTTCCTCTTGAA gtgTGCAACATAGTGGCAGGACAAAGATGCATAAAGAAACTTACTGACAATCAAACCTCGACTATGATCCGGGCGACTGCAAGATCAGCCCCCGATCGCCAGGAAGAGATCAGCAAACTG ATGCGAAGTGCAAGTTTTAATACCGATCCCTACGTCCGTGAGTTTGGAATCATGGTCCGAGATGAAATGACGGATGTGACTGGACGGGTGCTACAGCCCCCCTCAATTCTCTATGGAGGCAGG AATAAAGCAATTGCTACTCCTGTTCAGGGGGTTTGGGATATGAGGAATAAACAGTTCCACACTGGCATCGAAATCAAGGTCTGGGCAATTGCTTGTTTTGCTCCCCAAAGACAGTGCACTGAAGTTCATCTGAA GTCCTTCACAGAACAGCTGCGAAAGATATCTAGAGATGCTGGCATGCCGATCCAAGGCCAGCCATGCTTCTGTAAATATGCCCAGGGGGCAGATAGCGTGGAGCCGATGTTCAGGCACCTGAAGAACACCTATGCGGGGCTGCAGCTTGTGGTCGTCATCCTGCCTGGAAAAACACCTGTTTATG CTGAAGTAAAACGGGTTGGTGACACAGTCCTGGGAATGGCAACCCAATGTGTTCAAATGAAAAATGTGCAAAGGACCACTCCACAGACTTTGTCTAATCTCTGCTTAAAGATCAACGTCAAACTTGGAGGAGTAAATAACATTTTGTTGCCACAAGGAAG GCCTCCAGTCTTCCAACAGCCCGTCATCTTTTTGGGCGCAGACGTGACTCATCCGCCAGCAGGAGATGGAAAAAAGCCTTCTATTGCTGCA GTGGTCGGTAGCATGGATGCTCACCCCAACCGATACTGTGCCACCGTCCGGGTACAGCAGCACCGGCAGGAGATCATCCAAGATTTGGCTGCTATGGTCCGGGAGCTGCTTATTCAGTTCTACAAGTCGACCCGATTCAAGCCAACTCGCATCATCTTCTACAGAGATGGTGTTTCCGAAGGACAGTTTCAGCAG GTTCTCCATCATGAGCTGTTGGCTATCAGAGAGGCATGTATTAAGTTAGAAAAAGACTACCAGCCAGGGATTACCTTTATAGTGGTGCAGAAGAGACATCACACCAGACTGTTTTGTACAGACAAGAATGAACGG GTTGGGAAGAGTGGAAACATTCCAGCAGGTACAACCGTGGACACAAAAATCACCCACCCATCTGAATTTGACTTTTACCTGTGTAGTCATGCTGGTATTCAG GGAACAAGCAGGCCTTCTCACTATCACGTCCTTTGGGATGACAATCGTTTCTCTTCAGATGAATTGCAGATTCTGACTTACCAGCTGTGCCACACCTATGTTCGCTGCACCCGCTCTGTCTCCATCCCCGCCCCAGCGTACTATGCGCACCTCGTCGCCTTTCGGGCCCGATACCATCTGGTGGATAAGGAACACGATAG tgctgaaggcagccaCACATCTGGTCAGAGCAATGGCAGAGACCACCAAGCACTTGCGAAGGCCGTTCAAGTTCACCAGGACACCCTGCGGACCATGTACTTTGCTTGA